ATTAAGGGAACCGGTCCACCTTGTGGCGCATGCGTCTCAGCATTCCCCTCTCACCTTTTATATTATGCATCGCAAGTGACGAGGGGGGGCAAAATTACCAATACGGATAAATAGACACCACCGCCCCCTCTTTAACGGGAATATGGGCTCTCTTCCCCTCCAAGTCTAGTCGAAATTCATCCGGAGTAGTCTACTATATTCTACTCTAGTTTAGACCGGTCTATAATAATCCGCATTAATCCGTATTAGTCGATTATATCAAATAGTCCAAGCGGCTCAGCAAGAAGGGTGTATATAATTGAGGCATTAACAATGACCTAGagaatgagaaaaaaaaaaacaaaaaaaaaagaaaaagaaaaactaaaGCCACTGTAGAGAAGAAACTCTTCCGTGAATGTACAACCAGCGAGGTTGAGAAAAATTACTGTATAGAGGAAACAACCACTGTGGCGGTTTCCCCCTAAAAGTGACACCAATGTAAGTAAACATGTAAGCAACAGTTACTCAACTATCCCACAACTGACCCAATTGTCTAAGCCTATCCATATAGGTATTGACATTTATATATAAGGGTCCCTGCCCATTAAGTCTCTATTTTAATTCTAACTTGTTCTTGACTGCTTGTTTTTCGATGTCTAGTGATAATTTCAATTATAAGAAACTCCTCCCCCGTGCAAATGCACCTGTTCTAGTCCGTGCCCAGCAGAAGGACACCCTCTTTGAGGATGAACTTGCCCAAAGGCTCTCAAGGTTACTCAAACCAAACCCAAGAAACACCACTACTCGGGGGACCGGGATACAACCACCATCACCTTCTCTTGTGGCCCGAGCCATTCATTTGTGTGCTACAGTCGCCGTTGGGGGGAGAACACTTGGTGACGAATATGTCGGCACAACACTTGTCTCAGGTAAGAGATGGCTCTATGTGTTGCTCGAGCTGGTGCTTTGTTACTTGCACACAGCAAACAATGTCTCTCTCTTAAACACAGTCCTTCTCCTCCACCGCAGTCTCTTTTACTGGACTGGCCAATACCGGTCGCTCTCTCTGAGATTGGCAGCAGTTGAATACGCAAACACTAGTATGTCCACTGCTGCCACTACAAACACGTATCCGTTGTTGGGGATACTCTGTGCAGCAGAGGGACTTCGGGAATGTATTGCTCTCTATTCAGGAAACAAGAAACCCAAATACAGCACATCTACTGCCATCGACAGCACTAGATTGGACAATACCCAAttacaaatacaacaatATACACAGAACACATGCAGATACGAGTTTCTCGGCTCGTGTCCTCTCTGTATGGATATAATGGTCCATCCTTGTGCAGCCCAATGTGGACATGCATTCTGCTGGAATTGTGCACATGAATGGGCTAATAGGAACAACTCCATTATACCAAAATGTCCAGTTTGTCGAGCCCCTTTCCCACAACGTGAACTTGTTGTTCTTCGGTAATTGGAGATTCGAATTACACTATTCCCGAAATCGACACTCCATTCCATTCAATTCAATTCAATTCAATTCCATTCAATTCCATTCAATTCCCGTCCCTCTTTCATTTCTGAAAACTCCCCCTCCCCTCCCCCAAAGTCCCGTTCAAGGCGAAAAACTCGCaccccaaaaaaaaaaaagaaaaacccTACTTTTTCTGTGGGGCGAAAAACTCGCACGGCGAAAAAATCTCAGGGCGAAATCCACTCACAATGACATTGCCTGTCATTCCCGTCTATTGTGTGATTTCTGTTGCTATTgtcattgttattgtttgttattgttatcaTCTTTGCCATCTACTTTTAATTCTCCCATTTGGTAAGTGTGCGAAGATGTAGAAATAGGCGAAAAGGACTCACGTGCTATATAACAACATTGATCCCCTCCCTACTCTGTTTGATCTTGGACCTTGTCTAGTGTATTTTATCCTCTTCTCCCTTATCATCAAACAACCAGAAAATGTCTTGCTGCTCTACTACTAATACTACTACTAAAACCGAAACTTCCACTCAAGAATACCCTTGTGCATGTCCTAAACAATGCCAATGTCCAGGCGACTGCAAATGCGGCACTTGTGCACAGGATAAGTCCAAATGTACCTGTCCAACTGCCAAGTGCGCATGTAAGGGAGAATGTGATTGCCAGCATTGTGCCAAGAAAGCTACTGACGCTTGTGTTTGTCCAAAGAAATGCCAGTGTGCTGGAGCATGCAACTGTGGCACCTGTCAAGAGGATAACACCAAATGTACTTGTGCAACTGCACAGTGTGCCTGTGAGGGCGGCTGTCAGTGTGCCCACTGTGCAAAGAAGTCTTGTGACGACTGCAAACAAGAATGCGCTAAAGATGGCCAAGACTGCCAGGACTGCAAGTGTTAATTGTCTATTGTTTAATTGTCAATAGTCGTGTGACATTGACTGACTTTTTAACGtgattcttcatcatcttttcttttctttaatttgaCCATTCATCGTCTTAACcacatatatatacagCTAGCTAAAAAAACCTAATTTAACATCGATGTTTATCAACCAAATTAAAGGAAACGAAAGAGTTAATAAACAACAGTAAAGCTCTGCcctttttttcatcctcCTAGATATAAGTATACTGAGCAATATAGAAAATACACAAAccaaaacagaaacaaacCACCCAGTCCACTACTTACTTCAACGGGCTGGCAAACGCATCCTCCACTACTTTTCAAGAGCAACGGCACCTGCAGCATCCGCAGTGCTAGAATTGGGAGTAATGGTATTGATAACAGGAACTACTCCTCCCTCCTTTCTCTTAGCTTCCTCTTGCTTCAACTCAGCAAGTCTCTTTGCTTCCTCATTGACCGCCTTGGCATCGTTCGCAACCTTGGTATAGAAATCGTGCACCTGGCTACCGTACTTATCGCCCTTCATCTTGTCCAGGTACGTGTTGAGACTTCTCAGCCCATTCTCCCAATACCCGCCAATTCCAGAATTCTCGTAGAGTGAGTTCGTTTGTTCAGTTAGCTGCTTGTTCTTATCTTGCAAATGGTACTTTTCATCCAACCCCTTGATAAATGACTTGAACTTTTCACTGATCCC
The Pichia kudriavzevii chromosome 2, complete sequence DNA segment above includes these coding regions:
- a CDS encoding uncharacterized protein (PKUD0B09090; Pfam Domains: RRM_1(1.3e-07)), whose product is MSVVASDIPLNASEDKIREFFSFCGKIKDIETLDKGDKSKSIKVTFEKSSAVSTALLLNGAEFEGSAIEVSEGERSGDEPEEDSSDKAGGDIDQESKPKSAIIAELLANGYVLQSSLVDKAVEFDKKQGISEKFKSFIKGLDEKYHLQDKNKQLTEQTNSLYENSGIGGYWENGLRSLNTYLDKMKGDKYGSQVHDFYTKVANDAKAVNEEAKRLAELKQEEAKRKEGGVVPVINTITPNSSTADAAGAVALEK
- a CDS encoding uncharacterized protein (PKUD0B09080; similar to Saccharomyces cerevisiae YDR265W (PEX10); ancestral locus Anc_5.628), whose amino-acid sequence is MSSDNFNYKKLLPRANAPVLVRAQQKDTLFEDELAQRLSRLLKPNPRNTTTRGTGIQPPSPSLVARAIHLCATVAVGGRTLGDEYVGTTLVSGKRWLYVLLELVLCYLHTANNVSLLNTVLLLHRSLFYWTGQYRSLSLRLAAVEYANTSMSTAATTNTYPLLGILCAAEGLRECIALYSGNKKPKYSTSTAIDSTRLDNTQLQIQQYTQNTCRYEFLGSCPLCMDIMVHPCAAQCGHAFCWNCAHEWANRNNSIIPKCPVCRAPFPQRELVVLR